CTCCCGGAGAGCCCGAACCACGGTTTGACACCCCCCGTTTCCAACGGAATCACGCCTCGTCCCGAAACGCCATCTCAGATACCGCCAGGAGCAATTCCGCCGTCGTTCAACGGTGGTGGAAGTGGACCGGGACAGACCACCCCTGGACGGCTTCCCTCGGTCGCACGTTCTCCGCTGCTTCCGGGACAGGGAACAGGCAACGGCGGAGTGGCCCGCATGCCGCGTGAGAGCGGAATCATGGGAGGACGCCCCGTCACTCCCACGTCCGGCCGATTGGGGGGCATCCCGCGGGGCACGGTCATTGGCGGAGAGAGCACCCAAGGGCGTACACCCATGGGGCGTGGCATTGCCCAAGGGATGCCGGGCGGCACTGGTACGAACGCCAGCCAAAGCAGTGCGACTGGAGGCCGGCGTATGGCCTCCGAGGCGGGCGGCGTCGCAGGTCGTCCCGCTCAAGCCGGCCGCACGTCGAGCCGCCCTTTCACACCAGGGGGAGCCGGGCTGCTCCGTCCGGGCAACATGCCGGACGGAGCAAGGGCATCGGCGCAGACTCGCGGTGATGCAACGCCCACCTCCCGCAACGCAACGCCCTCACAGCGGAATCAGCGGGACAGGGAACGACCTGGCTACCTCTCTGAGGAAGAGCAGACGTGGCAGCAGAACCACCGTCGGGCTCTGCCGCCAGTAGTGGACTGACTTCCCGCCCCGTCAACGACTCAGGAAGGCACATGGGATTCAGCAGTATGCGAACACGGCGGCCCGTATCAGTGGTGTCGGTTTCTCTTGGCCTACTGCTGGTAGGTGTTGCCGCGACTCCTGCCCATGCCGAGTCGGTTCGGGCCAAGCAATGGCACCTGGATGCCATGCACGCCGAAGAGATGTGGAATGTCAGCACGGGTCGTGGCATCACAGTCGCCGTCATCGACTCGGGAGTCGATGATTCTCTGGCCGACCTAAAGGGTCAGGTCCTCGATGGCAAGGACTTTTCCAAACAGTCTGGCGACGAACACACCGATCTCGCCAACCACGGAACAGGTATCGCTGCGCTCATCGCAGCCACTGGCGCGCGAGGGGCCCAGAATGGCTCCTACGGACTGGCTCCAGGAGCCAAGATCCTGCCTATCCGCATGCGCTACGCCACCGAGGACTTCGGTCAAGTCGACAGCAATGCCGAGTACTCCCGCGTGCTGACCCAGGCAATTCGTTACGCGGCAGACACCCCGGCTCAGATCATCAATATCTCGATGGCCAGCGCCAACTCGTCCGGGCAGCAGGACGTCGGAACACCGGAACTCTCCGCCGCCGTGAAGTACGCGCTCAACAAAGGAAAATTGATCTTTGCCGCTGCGGGAAACACCGGGGACACGTCGAATCGAATAGAGTATCCGGCCGCAACGCCCGGCGTTGTCGGAGTCGCAGCGATCAACGAAGAGATCGAGCGGACGTCAAAATCTCAGTGGGGTCCACAAATCGATGTTGCGGCGCCAGGCGAGAAGATGGTCTCCGCATGTAGTGGCGGAACCCAGGTGTGCACGGGTGACGGCACCAGTGGCGCCACCGCCATCGCCTCCGCATCTGCCGCCCTCATCTGGTCGAAGCACCCGACCTGGACGAACAACCAGGTCCTGCGTGTCCTGATCAACACAATGAAGGGCAACGAGAAGAAGTGGACCTGGAACAACGCCATCGGTTACGGCATTGTCCGTCCACGTATCGCACTGAAGAACCCGGGCGACCCAGGTCCGGCCGATGAGTATCCGCTGCCGGACCTGGCTGCGGCAGCGTCACCGTCACCGTCTCCCGAACCCTCGAAATCCGGCGGCTCCTCCAGCAATGACAAGAAGGACGACGAACCCACCGCGGCAGCGCCCCCCGCGGACGAGAGCAACCCGGCTCTGTGGATCGCCCTTGGCGTAGGGGCCGCGGCGCTCCTCGGTACAGCGGTCGCCGTGCCCGTGATTCGCGCGCGACGCCGACGTCCCGCTCCTCTCACCGTCCCCCCGCTTCCCATGTACGCACCACAGCACCACTACCCACCCGCCAGCCCAAGACAGAGTCATGGCACCGGTTCGCCGCCGGAGGGCCCGCCGAGTACGGGACAGCATTGATGAGCATGCCGAGCACCGGCGGCCTGATAGTCAGCGAGTACCACGAGGAAATCGGTAATGTCGTTCGATGAAGCCTGGGGTCAAGCACGCACTGCATCTGCAGCTCACCAAAGCAGCGGCATGCAGTCGAACCAGCTGCCCCCGGCGGGGGTGGCGGCGATGCCGCCGACCTCAAAACGAACTCGTCGGGCAAGGCTGTCGCGATCAA
The DNA window shown above is from Streptomyces akebiae and carries:
- the mycP gene encoding type VII secretion-associated serine protease mycosin translates to MGFSSMRTRRPVSVVSVSLGLLLVGVAATPAHAESVRAKQWHLDAMHAEEMWNVSTGRGITVAVIDSGVDDSLADLKGQVLDGKDFSKQSGDEHTDLANHGTGIAALIAATGARGAQNGSYGLAPGAKILPIRMRYATEDFGQVDSNAEYSRVLTQAIRYAADTPAQIINISMASANSSGQQDVGTPELSAAVKYALNKGKLIFAAAGNTGDTSNRIEYPAATPGVVGVAAINEEIERTSKSQWGPQIDVAAPGEKMVSACSGGTQVCTGDGTSGATAIASASAALIWSKHPTWTNNQVLRVLINTMKGNEKKWTWNNAIGYGIVRPRIALKNPGDPGPADEYPLPDLAAAASPSPSPEPSKSGGSSSNDKKDDEPTAAAPPADESNPALWIALGVGAAALLGTAVAVPVIRARRRRPAPLTVPPLPMYAPQHHYPPASPRQSHGTGSPPEGPPSTGQH